One stretch of Aquimarina sp. Aq107 DNA includes these proteins:
- a CDS encoding choice-of-anchor I family protein, with product MKIFNKSSLVVIGALGLFYSCNLDDYQGGGGSTDDLTFNKIGGFINGTGDEGFAEISAFDPETAKLFVVNPNDVELSVWDISNPSNPIAGTDIALNGIPNSVAVHEGIVAVALENAANKQADGTIVTYDAASQTLLNTYPAGALPDMVTFSPNGKYIVAANEGEPNDEYTVDPEGSVTIVEVRTGEVNQVSFTGFNGRTIGNDFRVFGPGATLAQDIEPEYIAVSDDSKTAYVALQENNGIATIDLRSKTLRDITGLGVKNYAFPENQIDASDRDDIVGNFQNWPVLGYYHPDAMIFTRIQGARFLITANEGDARDYDGYSEEERVKDLVLDPTAYPDAETLQLDENLGRLKTTTANGDIDGDGDVDQIYAYGGRSFTIWSTTGVKVYDSGDQIAKTVFELDPSTFNSNEGDGVDNRSDDKGAEPEAVETLNIGRSTLLFVGLERTGGIMVYDISNPVNPRFIEWLRDASDISPEGLITIKAEDSPTGDALVIVTNEVSNTVAIYEVK from the coding sequence ATGAAAATCTTTAACAAATCAAGTCTAGTTGTAATTGGGGCTTTAGGATTATTTTATTCTTGTAATCTTGATGATTATCAAGGGGGAGGTGGCAGTACTGATGATCTTACGTTTAACAAAATCGGAGGTTTTATAAATGGAACCGGAGATGAAGGTTTTGCAGAAATTTCTGCCTTTGATCCAGAGACAGCTAAGTTATTTGTAGTGAACCCGAATGATGTAGAACTTTCTGTTTGGGATATATCTAACCCTTCCAATCCTATAGCAGGGACAGATATTGCATTAAATGGAATTCCAAATAGTGTAGCTGTACATGAGGGAATTGTGGCTGTTGCGCTAGAAAATGCAGCTAATAAACAAGCAGATGGTACGATTGTAACCTATGATGCAGCATCACAAACTCTTTTAAATACTTATCCTGCAGGAGCACTACCTGATATGGTTACTTTTAGCCCTAATGGTAAATATATTGTTGCAGCTAATGAAGGAGAGCCTAATGATGAATATACAGTAGATCCAGAAGGATCGGTTACAATAGTTGAAGTCCGTACTGGAGAAGTAAATCAAGTAAGTTTTACTGGCTTTAATGGGAGGACTATAGGTAATGACTTTAGAGTATTTGGTCCTGGGGCAACGTTAGCTCAGGATATAGAACCAGAGTATATTGCAGTTTCAGATGATTCTAAAACTGCTTATGTTGCATTGCAAGAAAATAATGGTATTGCGACAATAGATTTAAGATCTAAAACACTTAGGGATATTACAGGTTTAGGGGTGAAAAATTATGCCTTTCCAGAAAATCAAATAGATGCTAGCGATAGGGATGATATTGTAGGGAATTTCCAAAATTGGCCTGTATTGGGATACTATCATCCTGATGCCATGATTTTTACTAGAATACAAGGAGCTAGATTTTTAATTACTGCTAATGAAGGAGATGCAAGAGATTATGATGGATATTCAGAAGAAGAAAGAGTAAAGGACTTAGTTTTAGATCCTACTGCATATCCCGATGCAGAAACTTTACAGTTAGATGAAAATTTAGGAAGATTAAAGACTACAACCGCTAATGGAGATATAGATGGTGATGGTGATGTAGATCAAATTTATGCTTATGGAGGAAGGTCTTTTACAATTTGGTCCACCACCGGAGTTAAGGTATACGATAGTGGAGATCAAATAGCAAAAACTGTATTTGAATTAGATCCTAGCACATTTAATAGTAACGAGGGTGATGGAGTAGATAATAGATCAGATGATAAAGGTGCAGAACCAGAAGCAGTAGAAACTTTGAATATAGGTAGAAGTACATTACTATTTGTAGGTTTGGAGAGAACAGGAGGGATAATGGTATATGATATCTCTAATCCAGTTAATCCTAGATTTA